From one Gracilibacillus salinarum genomic stretch:
- the hisJ gene encoding histidinol-phosphatase HisJ, giving the protein MNINGDYHVHTAFCPHGSNDKIEAYIEQAITKGLTELSFTEHAPLPKSFSDPTPDKDSAMKWADLDQYIQTIEKVKKDYQSQLKINLGFELDYIEGYESAITSFLNDYGSVIDDSILSVHMLKTNMDDYVCVDFSVEEFARIIQLFGSVEAVYDRYYQTLEKAIVADLGPYKPNRIGHLTLIHKYQRKYAVDQGYQFTIERLLDIMKKNKLELDVNTAGLYKEECLELYPPQAIVDLASQKGIPLKPGSDSHTAKTIARGFNKLSLLTNN; this is encoded by the coding sequence ATGAATATAAATGGTGATTACCATGTACATACCGCATTTTGTCCGCACGGTTCTAACGACAAAATCGAAGCTTATATTGAACAAGCCATTACTAAAGGCTTAACGGAATTGAGTTTTACTGAGCATGCACCTCTTCCAAAATCTTTCTCTGATCCTACACCAGATAAGGACAGTGCCATGAAGTGGGCTGATCTCGACCAATATATACAAACTATCGAAAAAGTAAAAAAAGATTATCAATCTCAGCTAAAGATAAATTTAGGCTTTGAGTTAGATTATATCGAAGGTTATGAATCAGCAATAACCAGCTTTTTGAATGATTATGGATCTGTGATCGATGACTCGATCCTTTCCGTTCATATGCTAAAAACAAATATGGACGATTATGTATGTGTAGACTTTAGTGTTGAAGAATTCGCTCGGATCATTCAATTATTTGGCAGTGTTGAAGCAGTATATGACAGGTATTATCAGACTTTGGAAAAAGCGATAGTTGCTGATCTGGGCCCTTACAAACCCAATCGAATCGGGCATTTAACTTTAATTCACAAATATCAGCGTAAATATGCAGTCGATCAAGGGTACCAATTCACGATTGAACGATTGTTAGACATAATGAAAAAAAATAAATTAGAGCTTGATGTGAACACTGCCGGCTTGTACAAAGAGGAATGTTTGGAACTGTATCCCCCTCAAGCTATCGTTGATCTCGCTTCACAAAAAGGTATTCCTCTTAAACCAGGATCAGATAGCCATACAGCTAAAACGATCGCTAGAGGATTTAACAAGCTCTCACTGCTGACAAACAATTAA
- a CDS encoding ATP phosphoribosyltransferase regulatory subunit, producing the protein MFLPAGSQDETGNQISNRLRASEIFRLVTKKRNFKSISTPVVEYADTFTNEVAGMDLHSMLKWFNGEGEIEVLRPDWTAAVARAIAGQHPSEQKWSYQGSVFRFDTEETESRQAGIEIVHADRFFGEAESLLTAVAYLKNLAIDSYVIELGHTGIFETLIAGYSFSDKEIEKLLQAMHDKRADVVEEIVTQAGHQQLADALLALIDAYGSKEVINDYRKRWAGHDELTAILAHIERLIDLLEASGVTEVIVDLGRVKNLPYYDGIMFRGFLTNDGSTCFSGGRYDRLYEQFEQKTSAVGLAFYVDVLAKHMKAEAEPEKICILASPKTHAIAEQFRMELDEQVVDIQYELKEGIRYHRTYQVVEEDNEYKVVER; encoded by the coding sequence ATGTTTTTACCAGCAGGTAGCCAGGACGAAACAGGAAATCAAATATCAAATCGGTTACGCGCTTCAGAGATCTTTCGGCTTGTAACCAAAAAACGCAATTTCAAATCAATTTCTACACCGGTTGTAGAATATGCAGATACCTTCACTAACGAGGTTGCAGGTATGGACCTTCATTCCATGCTGAAATGGTTTAATGGGGAAGGTGAGATCGAAGTATTGAGACCGGACTGGACTGCAGCTGTTGCACGGGCGATTGCTGGCCAACATCCATCGGAACAAAAATGGTCGTATCAAGGCAGTGTTTTTCGGTTTGATACAGAAGAAACAGAAAGTCGTCAAGCTGGTATAGAGATTGTGCATGCTGATCGTTTCTTCGGGGAAGCAGAAAGTCTTCTGACAGCTGTCGCTTATTTAAAAAATTTAGCCATCGATTCGTATGTGATTGAGCTTGGCCATACTGGCATTTTTGAAACATTAATAGCAGGTTATTCTTTTTCAGATAAAGAGATTGAAAAGTTGTTACAAGCGATGCATGATAAACGGGCTGATGTAGTCGAAGAGATTGTGACACAGGCAGGTCATCAACAGCTAGCAGATGCATTGCTTGCTTTAATAGACGCTTACGGTTCCAAAGAAGTTATTAATGACTATCGCAAACGTTGGGCAGGTCATGATGAACTAACCGCGATATTGGCACATATAGAAAGATTAATAGATTTATTGGAAGCTTCCGGTGTTACAGAAGTCATAGTAGACCTTGGTCGTGTTAAGAATTTGCCATATTATGATGGCATTATGTTTCGTGGTTTTCTGACTAACGATGGATCAACTTGTTTTTCAGGTGGCAGATACGATCGTCTGTATGAACAATTTGAACAAAAAACATCTGCAGTAGGCCTTGCTTTTTATGTGGATGTGTTAGCGAAGCATATGAAGGCTGAAGCAGAGCCGGAAAAAATTTGTATTCTTGCTTCTCCCAAGACACATGCGATCGCTGAACAATTCCGAATGGAACTGGATGAACAGGTAGTGGATATCCAATATGAGTTGAAAGAGGGCATAAGGTACCACCGTACGTATCAAGTGGTAGAAGAGGACAATGAATATAAGGTGGTTGAACGATGA
- the hisG gene encoding ATP phosphoribosyltransferase — translation MKPVIALTKGRLEKQFLEFFENVGFDVEPLKEKGRKLQIETEEFEIFFAKGVDVTTYVENGIADIGVVGGDILIEHQPDVYNLFPLPFGHCRMALATKEDYQWPDQKKRIASTFTNITKQYFKEKGESVDIIRLEGSVELAPILGLADAIVDIVETGTTLKENGLAVQDEFLSFSARLIANRSSLKIKRNQLVPVIERFKEGAKQR, via the coding sequence ATGAAACCAGTTATTGCATTAACAAAAGGTCGCTTAGAAAAGCAATTTTTAGAGTTTTTTGAGAATGTAGGGTTCGATGTGGAGCCATTGAAGGAAAAGGGTAGAAAGCTGCAAATCGAAACCGAAGAATTTGAAATATTTTTCGCTAAAGGTGTCGATGTTACCACATATGTGGAGAATGGTATAGCCGATATTGGCGTTGTTGGTGGGGATATTCTGATCGAGCATCAGCCGGATGTCTATAATTTATTTCCGCTTCCATTCGGTCATTGCAGAATGGCGTTAGCTACCAAAGAAGATTATCAATGGCCAGATCAGAAGAAGCGGATTGCCAGTACCTTTACCAATATTACCAAACAATATTTCAAGGAAAAAGGTGAGTCGGTAGATATTATAAGATTAGAAGGATCTGTAGAATTGGCACCGATTTTAGGTCTAGCTGACGCGATCGTCGATATCGTTGAGACTGGCACCACATTAAAAGAAAATGGGCTTGCAGTGCAGGATGAATTTTTATCTTTCAGTGCGAGATTGATTGCAAACAGGTCCTCATTGAAAATTAAGCGAAATCAATTAGTACCCGTAATCGAACGGTTTAAGGAAGGAGCGAAACAACGATGA